The following are encoded in a window of Cyprinus carpio isolate SPL01 chromosome A13, ASM1834038v1, whole genome shotgun sequence genomic DNA:
- the LOC122147162 gene encoding glutathione S-transferase omega-1-like, protein MAPSPKCQGKACPAPGPVPNGLIRLYSMRFCPFAQRARLVLTAKGVKHEIININLKDKPDWFLAKNPSGTVPVLETSSGQVIYESPITCEYLEEVYPEKKLLPSDPFERAQQKMLLEHYSKVIPYFYKISMGKKRGEDVSAAEVEFTEKVSQLNEFLAKKKTKYFGGDSITMIDYLIWPWFERAEMMGVKHCLANTPELRKWIECMLEDPVVKATMFSTEDHKVFFNSYMDGKPNYDHGL, encoded by the exons ATGGCTCCATCTCCAAAATGCCAAGGAAAAG CATGTCCTGCTCCTGGACCAGTGCCGAATGGTCTTATTCGGCTCTACAGCATGAGATTTTGTCCATTTGCTCAGAGAGCAAGACTGGTGCTCACTGCCAAGGGAGTTAA ACATGAAATTATCAACATCAATTTGAAGGATAAGCCTGATTGGTTTCTGGCGAAGAATCCTTCAGGGACAGTGCCAGTATTGGAAACCTCAAGTGGTCAGGTGATATACGAGTCACCAATCACCTGTGAGTACCTGGAAGAGGTCTACCCTGAGAAGAAACTGCTCCCATCTGACCCATTTGAGAGGGCCCAACAGAAAATGCTGCTGGAGCATTATTCAAAG GTAATTCCATACTTCTATAAGATCTCTATGGGCAAGAAAAGAGGAGAAGATGTCTCAGCAGCTGAAGTTGAATTTACAGAAAAAGTCTCCCAACTAAATGAG tttctggcGAAAAAGAAGACCAAATATTTTGGGGGTGATTCTATCACAATGATTGACTACTTGATCTGGCCATGGTTTGAGAGGGCAGAGATGATGGGCGTAAagca ttgtttgGCCAACACTCCTGAGTTAAGGAAGTGGATTGAATGCATGTTGGAGGATCCAGTAGTCAAAGCCACCATGTTCAGCACAGAGGATCACAAGGTGTTCTTCAACAGCTACATGGACGGAAAACCTAATTATGATCATGGTTTATAG
- the LOC109092149 gene encoding calcium homeostasis modulator protein 1-like, with protein MDKFRIMVQFLQANQESFMNGICGIMALASAQMYSSFEFTCPCLPDYNYAYGIGILIVPPIWFFLLGYVLNNNISVLTEEWKRPVGKRRKDPAVLRYMFSSMTQRALIAPAVWVAVTLMDGKSFLCAFSATTDFSEFLNESYQSLSTKELVKLQARIPCTDVYDGHYIISREGASRYIRCLSQACGWTFLMVITIAAFLIRAIRPCFTQAAFLKTKYWSHYIDTERKLFDETCKEHAKSFAKVCIQQYFESISGEIVPQFQLPTKKGKGKKDDDGEKQKSDEENLLGIRKEDDMNKVLWNWHICKPPLMLNKRAEDMNGHAHLDTLSLLEERNTHTPVKTTAVAYYSKV; from the exons ATGGATAAGTTTCGGATTATGGTCCAGTTTTTGCAAGCCAACCAAGAGTCGTTCATGAATGGCATCTGTGGGATCATGGCTCTGGCAAGTGCTCAGATGTATTCCTCTTTTGAGTTCACCTGTCCTTGTCTTCCAGACTACAATTATGCGTATGGAATCGGCATTCTAATTGTTCCGCCAATATGGTTCTTTTTACTTGGGTATGTACTTAACAACAACATATCAGTGTTAACTGAAGAATGGAAGAGACCGGTTGGAAAACGCAGGAAAGATCCGGCGGTTTTGCGCTACATGTTCAGCTCCATGACGCAGCGCGCTCTCATCGCTCCGGCTGTATGGGTAGCCGTGACTTTAATGGATGGCAAGAGCTTTCTTTGTGCTTTCAGCGCCACAACGGATTTTTCCGAATTCCTCAACGAGAGCTATCAAAGCTTATCCACAAAGGAGCTTGTGAAATTACAAGCAAGGATTCCATGCACAGACGTGTATGATGGACATTATATTATTTCCAGAGAAGGGGCCTCTAGGTATATTCGCTGTTTGTCACAG gcCTGTGGATGGACCTTTTTAATGGTAATAACTATAGCAGCGTTCTTGATAAGGGCGATAAGACCTTGTTTTACACAAGCTGCTTTTCTTAAAACGAAATATTGGTCGCACTACATTGATACAGAGCGCAAATTATTTGACGAGACGTGCAAAGAGCACGCCAAGAGCTTTGCTAAGGTCTGCATACAGCAATACTTCGAGAGCATCAGTGGTGAAATTGTTCCACAGTTCCAGTTACCCACAAAGAAAGGGAAAGGTAAAAAAGATGATGATGGGGAAAAACAGAAGAGTGACGAGGAGAATCTTCTTGGGATCCGTAAAGAAGACGATATGAATAAAGTCCTTTGGAACTGGCATATTTGTAAACCCCCACTAATGCTGAACAAACGCGCTGAAGATATGAATGGACATGCGCACTTGGATACACTCAGCCTCTTAGAAGAGCGCAACACCCACACACCTGTGAAAACGACAGCTGTGGCTTACTACTCCAAAGTCTGA
- the LOC109092141 gene encoding LOW QUALITY PROTEIN: inositol 1,4,5-trisphosphate receptor-interacting protein-like (The sequence of the model RefSeq protein was modified relative to this genomic sequence to represent the inferred CDS: inserted 1 base in 1 codon) encodes MQGAIARVCLVVVAAILNHPLLFPNENTTIPEQDDELLTRMKEHQEKLEAEHKRLELEISQTETALTGDQDSYSWYFWSSLCLVIFFTIEVCRQDMIPTEMPDPMEDEDGDSSAEYLSAKTVVLDKGVLSNFCKTRFHPFIHESGRVREFIEGFADDLLEALRSVCDRESDLEVEDFVGIGSMFESWRVSKPPTCDLIVPFAPPRSFRFQFQLWCDPSTEIPLDLQGCGRIKLIKPGGNGTDCLCASTNLGDDMLCLLHSRNECGKLEEDNLVELLCAKNTSYLSKDQIMTWFQISVSKAWGHISHKYDFELGFRNLDFPGALKIRFRSGKTVVLNITPAVQFEDTDAYLISHFPSDISNSSDTHWKLSLTVYEKNLLKHXSKQLPTNSCHVHCLQIVSFLHKKQTALTGRSAFSNYHIKTALLHLLLSKCPAMWQPQNLDHRLRDLLGFLQQSLEEKRLYHVVVGNPRIPAEILVPKIICTAEPINLFRPLVLQRHVYAKMEEHFQEMVRNTSVLVQEYTPHLSNGYVRH; translated from the exons ATGCAAGGTGCTATTGCACGGGTTTGCTTGGTGGTAGTAGCCGCTATCCTCAACCACCCGCTGCTCTTCCCTAATGAGAACACCACCATCCCTGAGCAAGATGATGAGCTCCTGACCCGAATGAAGGAGCACCAGGAGAAGCTGGAGGCCGAACACAAGCGCCTGGAACTGGAGATCTCTCAAACAGAAACAGCTCTGACTGGTGATCAGGACAGTTACAGCTGGTACTTTTGGAGCTCTCTCTGCCTAGTCATTTTCTTCACAATTGAGGTGTGCAGACAGGATATGATCCCTACTGAAATGCCAGACCCCATGGAAGATGAAGATGGAGATTCCAGTGCCGAATATCTCAGCGCTAAGACTGTAGTCCTAGATAAAGGTGTCCTAAGTAACTTCTGCAAGACCCGCTTCCATCCTTTCATCCACGAGAGCGGGAGAGTGCGAGAGTTTATCGAGGGCTTTGCAGATGATCTGCTCGAGGCTTTGAGAAGTGTTTGCGATCGAGAATCTGACCTGGAAGTCGAGGACTTTGTTGGCATAGGCAGTATGTTTGAGTCCTGGAGGGTGTCTAAACCTCCTACATGTGACCTCATTGTGCCTTTTGCTCCTCCACGGTCATTCAGGTTCCAGTTTCAACTCTGGTGCGACCCCTCAACTGAAATCCCACTGGACTTGCAAGGATGTGGAAGGATTAAACTAATTAAACCAGGTGGGAATGGCACAGACTGTCTTTGTGCCTCAACCAATCTTGGTGACGATATGCTGTGCCTGCTTCACAGCAGAAATGAGTGTGGAAAGCTTGAGGAAGACAATTTGGTGGAGCTCCTCTGTGCAAAGAACACCTCGTATTTGTCGAAAGATCAGATCATGACATGGTTCCAGATCTCGGTGAGCAAAGCATGGGGCCATATCTCTCATAAATACGATTTTGAGCTGGGATTTCGGAACCTGGACTTTCCTGGAGCTCTGAAaatcagatttaggtctggaaaGACTGTTGTTCTAAACATTACCCCTGCTGTTCAGTTTGAGGACACGGATGCTTACCTCATCTCTCATTTCCCATCTGACATTAGCAACTCCTCAGACACTCACTGGAAACTCTCACTAACCGTTTATGAAAAGAATCTGCTTAAAC CTAGCAAACAACTTCCTACAAATTCGTGTCACGTTCACTGTCTTCAGATAGTTTCTTTCTTGCACAAAAAGCAGACAGCTTTGACTGGGAGAAGCGCCTTTTCTAATTACCATATAAAGACGGCGCTTTTGCATCTGCTGTTGAGTAAATGTCCTGCCATGTGGCAGCCACAGAATCTCGATCACAGATTACGAGATCTACTCGGCTTCCTTCAGCAAAGCTTGGAGGAAAAGAGACTCTATCACGTTGTTGTAGGGAACCCTCGCATCCCGGCTGAAATTCTGGTTCCCAAAATAATCTGTACTGCAGAGCCGATAAACCTGTTTAGGCCTCTAGTGTTGCAGAGGCATGTATACGCCAAAATGGAAGAGCATTTTCAAGAGATGGTCAGAAATACCTCAGTGCTTGTACAAGAATATACCCCACACTTGTCTAACGGTTATGTGAGACATTAG
- the LOC109092151 gene encoding calcium homeostasis modulator protein 3-like, translated as MDRLKLVLQYFQSNSESISNGICIILSLISVKLYTSFDFNCPCLPQYNKMYALGVMFVPPIILFLLGVLVSRHTGVLMEEWVRPLGNRTKNPAVVKFLLSSMLQRALLAPMVWILMTLLDGKCLICAFSMNVDPKYFTGIPNSTGLELIKIMARVPCKEDVIFKNSSFRKAVSRYVRCYSQAIGWSILLFFIFLGTVGRVLKPCFNHATFLQTRYWSNYLDIEQKLFDETCVLHARDFARKCVVQFFESMREDVTVRMPLSNALRPSTIQNEYEEEEEERLHGITRQDQVDHLLQTWYECKPELDVTNMAYKPKGCITWEDHNGKVLFSEV; from the exons ATGGATCGTTTAAAGTTGGTTCTGCAATATTTTCAGTCAAACTCTGAGTCTATCTCTAATGGTATCTGTATAATATTGTCACTGATAAGCGTCAAGTTGTATACAAGTTTTGATTTCAACTGCCCCTGTTTACCGCAATACAATAAGATGTACGCACTGGGGGTCATGTTCGTCCCTCCAATTATATTGTTCCTTTTGGGAGTGTTAGTCAGTCGTCATACAGGGGTGTTGATGGAAGAGTGGGTGAGACCCCTGGGCAACAGGACAAAAAATCCAGCAGTGGTAAA ATTTTTGCTGTCATCAATGTTGCAACGGGCCCTTCTGGCCCCCATGGTCTGGATTCTGATGACACTCTTGGATGGAAAATGTTTAATCTGTGCATTTAGTATGAATGTAGACCCTAAATATTTCACAGGAATACCAAACAGCACTGGCCTAGAATTGATCAAGATCATGGCAAGGGTGCCTTGCAAAGAAGATGTTATATTCAAAAACAGCAGTTTTCGGAAAGCTGTCTCACGCTATGTGCGTTGTTACTCTCAG GCAATAGGCTGGTCAATCctccttttcttcatttttttgggCACTGTGGGCCGTGTCCTCAAGCCTTGCTTCAATCACGCCACTTTTCTGCAGACACGCTACTGGAGCAATTACCTGGACATTGAGCAGAAGCTCTTCGATGAGACCTGTGTCCTTCATGCCAGAGATTTTGCCAGAAAATGTGTGGTGCAGTTCTTTGAGAGTATGCGAGAAGACGTGACTGTGAGAATGCCTCTTTCAAATGCACTCAGACCCAGTACAATTCAAAATGAAtatgaagaggaggaagaggagcgtTTGCATGGTATAACCAGACAAGATCAGGTGGATCATTTGCTGCAAACCTGGTATGAGTGCAAACCAGAGCTGGACGTGACCAATATGGCCTATAAACCCAAAGGGTGTATCACTTGGGAAGATCACAATGGAAAGGTATTATTCTCTGAAGTGtaa